In Antechinus flavipes isolate AdamAnt ecotype Samford, QLD, Australia chromosome 3, AdamAnt_v2, whole genome shotgun sequence, a genomic segment contains:
- the LOC127557613 gene encoding immunoglobulin superfamily member 1-like: MDSTVTYLISIGTLPKPFLWADPSPVVHQGADVTLRCQGRPGSDRFQLWVDGHLREEKNDSWSWADFVLRSVNDWRDARSYRCRSGQGPLWSKYSDPLALVVVTGPLPKPTLWTHADLVGTSRTNITLWCSRPRLSSLKEVTFTLWKSGTQAPLQQQPTEDLWTDFSLSSVSPEDTGSYRCAYRTVSGRESELSDALELVVPGSLPKPSLSALPGLVVEPGQHMTLQCRQPLRSALWRATFTLLKVGSLQPLQSQSPAGTSADFPLLSMRAQNVGNYTCVYYSRMAPYQVSEPSDALEIWVTDELPKPSLSASPGQEVVSGANVTLFCSGPSWATRFVLYKKGVERILHSMEAHEDRGQFLLSHVTPRHSGNYSCSYQLGTNKNLWKQPSDALELLVRDSSNNLIIILSCVSFLLLLCLLLFAFLCHGSISTAVFVVLVFLGGPASLIILRHPEKKAHVPMAEEPQEVTYTQLNIRMLKKKKTDPKKTPTEATLYASLY; encoded by the exons ATGGACTCCACAGTGACTTACCTGATCTCCATTG gtACTCTTCCCAAGCCATTTCTTTGGGCCGACCCAAGTCCTGTGGTGCACCAAGGAGCAGATGTGACCCTCAGGTGCCAGGGCCGACCAGGGAGTGACAGATTCCAGCTCTGGGTGGATGGACAtctcagagaggagaaaaatgactCTTGGTCATGGGCAGACTTTGTGCTCAGGAGTGTGAATGACTGGAGAGATGCGAGAAGCTACAGGTGCCGCTCTGGGCAGGGGCCCTTGTGGTCAAAGTACAGTGACCCCCTGGCCCTGGTGGTGGTAACAG GACCACTCCCCAAGCCCACTCTGTGGACCCACGCTGACCTTGTGGGGACCTCAAGGACCAACATCACTCTGTGGTGCTCCAGGCCCAGGCTATCTTCTCTTAAAGAGGTAACTTTCACTCTGTGGAAGTCTGGGACCCAGGCACCCTTACAACAGCAGCCCACAGAAGATCTCTGGACtgacttctccctctcctctgtgAGCCCTGAGGACACTGGGAGCTACAGGTGTGCTTACAGGACAGTCTCTGGGAGAGAATCAGAGCTCAGTGATGCCCTGGAGCTGGTGGTGCCAG GATCTCTGCCCAAGCCTTCCCTCTCAGCCCTCCCAGGCCTGGTGGTGGAGCCTGGGCAGCATATGACTCTCCAGTGCAGGCAGCCTCTTCGGTCAGCACTCTGGAGAGCGACATTCACTCTGCTGAAGGTGGGCAGCCTTCAACCCCTGCAGAGCCAGAGCCCAGCTGGGACCTCAGCTGACTTCCCCCTCCTGTCTATGAGGGCCCAGAATGTTGGCAACTACACCTGTGTCTACTATAGTAGGATGGCTCCATACCAGGTTTCTGAGCCAAGTGATGCCCTAGAGATCTGGGTGACAG ATGAGCTCCCCAAGCCTTCCCTCTCAGCCTCACCTGGACAAGAGGTGGTCTCAGGAGCCAACGTGACTCTCTTTTGTTCGGGACCCTCATGGGCTACTAGATTTGTTCTGTACAAGAAGGGAGTTGAGAGAATCCTGCACAGCATGGAAGCCCATGAAGATCGGGGCCAGTTCCTCTTGAGTCACGTGACCCCCAGGCACTCTGGCAATTACAGCTGCAGCTATCAGCTGGGCACCAATAAAAATCTCTGGAAACAGCCTAGTGATGCCCTGGAGCTTCTAGTAAGAG ATTCCAGTAACAATCTCATCATCATTCTCAGCtgtgtttcttttctcctcctcctctgcctaCTCCTGTTTGCATTCCTCTGCCATGGATCCATCTCTACAG CTGTTTTTGTTGTCCTTGTCTTCCTTGGAGGACCTGCCAGCCTCATCATCCTGAGGCACCCAGAGAAGAAAGCCCAT GTCCCCATGGCTGAAGAACCTCAGGAAGTGACATACACTCAGTTGAACATAAGAatgttgaaaaagaagaaaactgaccCTAAAAAGACTCCCACAGAAGCCACACTCTATGCCAGTTTATATTAG